Proteins from one Carassius gibelio isolate Cgi1373 ecotype wild population from Czech Republic chromosome A25, carGib1.2-hapl.c, whole genome shotgun sequence genomic window:
- the LOC127946687 gene encoding cyclin-dependent kinase inhibitor 1C produces the protein MSTVLLSTIAGERLTRRKTAPQRSSEILPLTLLKRTETCRNLFGPVDHDELKRELSSKLREISERDQLRWNFDFGEGQPLEGDLTWEESRAEDCPEFYRESTALSKRNLMDFPTTENITQVPPKSGGPSVIVMKQKNQPNECDRGKLSRKTAQTKRLADMRITDFYGKRKKMDRVHKESRNME, from the exons ATGTCTACCGTCCTGCTTTCCACCATCGCCGGGGAAAGACTGACCCGAAGGAAAACCGCTCCTCAGAGGAGCTCGGAGATTCTCCCGCTAACGTTACTGAAGCGCACGGAAACATGCCGAAATCTGTTCGGACCTGTGGATCACGACGAGCTAAAGCGAGAATTGTCTTCCAAACTTCGCGAAATATCTGAACGAGATCAGCTGAGGTGGAACTTCGACTTCGGCGAAGGGCAGCCGCTGGAAGGGGATTTAACATGGGAGGAAAGTCGAGCGGAAGACTGTCCGGAGTTTTACAGAGAAAGCACTGCCCTGTCAAAGAGAAATTTGATGGACTTTCCCACGACAGAAAATATCACACAAGTTCCCCCAAAATCTGGGGGTCCTTCAGTGATAGTTATGAAACAAAAGAACCAGCCAAACGAGTGTGACCGGGGGAAATTATCTCGCAAAACAGCCCAGACGAAGAGACTCGCAGACATGCGCATTACAG ATTTTtatggaaagagaaagaaaatggaCCGCGTCCATAAGGAAAGCAGAAACATGGAGTAA
- the LOC127947305 gene encoding phosphatidylserine synthase 2, whose amino-acid sequence MAKGEWKRSGADDLPLTEQSECEVFDDGTNTFFWRAHTLTVLFILTCALVYVTLLEETPHDTAYNTKRGIVASILVFLCFGVTQAKDGPFTRPHPAYWRFWLCVSVVYELFLIFILFQTVHDGRQFMKYIDPKLGVPLPERDYGGNCLIYDPGHPADPYHNIWDKMDGFVPAHFLGWYIKTLVIRDWWMCMIISVMFEFLEYSLEHQLPNFSECWWDHWIMDVLICNGLGIYCGMKTLGWLSMKPYQWQGLWNIPTYKGKIKRIAFQFTPYNWVKFEWRPASNLRRWLAVLGIIFMFLLAELNTFYLKFVLWMPPEHYLVLLRLIFFVNVGGVAMREIYDFMDDPKFYKKLGQQAWIVATITVTEFLIVVKYDPKTIMLPIPFFVTQCWTLGIVLIFFWTLWRFFIRDITLRYKETRQRRQEGSSEQDRVPGHADASNLATSGRSKLNGSTDTVRHRKS is encoded by the exons ATGGCTAAAGGCGAGTGGAAGAGGTCTGGTGCTGATGATCTCCCGTTAACCGAACAGTCTGAGTGTGAAGTGTTCGATGATGGAACCAATACATTCTTCTG GAGGGCACATACTCTGACAGTGCTATTCATCCTGACATGTGCTCTAGTTTATGTGACACTGTTGGAGGAAACACCACATGACACTGCGTACAACACTAAAAG AGGAATTGTGGCTAGTATTCTGGTGTTCCTTTGTTTCGGAGTAACACAAGCTAAAGATGGTCCCTTCACACGTCCTCACCCAG CATACTGGCGTTTCTGGCTGTGCGTTTCTGTTGTGTATGAactcttcctcatcttcatcctgttTCAG ACAGTGCATGATGGCAGGCAGTTTATGAAGTACATCGACCCTAAACTGGGCGTCCCTCTTCCTGAAAGAGATTATGGTGGAAACTGTCTCATTTATGACCCTGGTCACCCTGCTGACCCCTACCACAATATCTGG GACAAAATGGATGGATTTGTTCCAGCCCATTTTCTTGGCTGGTACATTAAG ACGCTGGTGATCAGGGACTGGTGGATGTGTATGATCATCAGTGTGATGTTTGAGTTCCTGGAGTACAGCCTTGAACACCAGCTGCCCAACTTCTCAGAGTGCTGGTGGGACCAT TGGATCATGGATGTGTTGATTTGTAACGGTTTGGGCATTTACTGTGGCATGAAGACTCTCGGTTGGCTCTCCATGAAACCCTATCAGTGGCAGGGATTGTGGAACATTCCTACATACAA ggggaaAATTAAGCGTATTGCCTTCCAGTTTACTCCATACAATTGGGTGAAGTTTGAATGGCGTCCCGCATCTAATCTGCGAAGGTGGCTGGCGGTGCTGGGTATTATTTTCATG tttttattgGCAGAGCTGAATACCTTTTATCTGAAGTTTGTGTTGTGGATGCCTCCTGAACATTATCTGGTGCTTTTGCGGCTCATCTTCTTTGTGAACGTGGGTGGAGTGGCGATGAGAGAGATCTACGACTTCATGGATGATCC GAAATTCTATAAAAAGTTGGGCCAGCAAGCGTGGATTGTGGCGACCATTACTGTTACGGAGTTTTTGATCGTGGTCAAATATGATCCGAAAACCATTATGCTGCCAATCCCCTTCTTCGTCACACAGTGCTGGACCCTCGGAATCGTCCTCATCTTCTTTTGGACCTTGTGGCGGTTCTTCATCCG TGACATCACACTCCGATACAAAGAAACCCGCCAGCGCAGACAGGAAGGGTCTTCGGAGCAGGACAGGGTCCCTGGACACGCCGATGCCAGCAATTTGGCCACATCAGGCCGTAGTAAACTAAACGGCAGTACGGACACAGTCCGACACAGGAAGTCATGA